One genomic region from Henningerozyma blattae CBS 6284 chromosome 2, complete genome encodes:
- the TBLA0B09660 gene encoding uncharacterized protein (similar to Saccharomyces cerevisiae CRP1 (YHR146W) and MDG1 (YNL173C); ancestral locus Anc_2.81), translating into MAKKTNTASLSDEKALTQLYRFTYHNNGKTTGSSDQSKKNPSIQEVIITGEFDDWKATLPMVMDKDGDFNLTFPVTIPENRDKTFFKFVVDGDWKISQEYKSDSTLNAIENNYITRKDLLKGVSYDKLANVNSSRIPESGGLPVSAPTTVGSNKDASSSTFTDDIIVNHNNHSNDNAKSVTSTPSKKKKRIKIKKRIRRNKKTGETTILSEEVIILGDSEEDQDQDTTVISGSNSSTEDHLSSKNVKKDIKKSISKDNIPAIASVDQNKDKDKDTEFHILPVESENHTNVVNPLTVSEGVFGLGPVIVNNAKDIPEFTQIRDVDAKELNAKLSKQLNMKKQSIDSKNIDDDSKNNDDDNSKIADVSKIAEEIDSKNIPTPTTIGDSTIGTSSDINITSEGISTSSSGIDAITNTKSINANISTMGVDAKVKVDSDGINITSNKNSSSDSKSKKIAATAGLAAGALLSERFDSKDNEESKVLDELKNIKDVNIKDINITKDSDKDQTFFTSNRDSTASLDSSKRKSTYLDASDDSDRDPVPLSIDDIEPNTNIDASTSNSTSKGLLDSTSKNTSENKDSSIETSLNANSKDLDKSITDIPSTKFAESNISRTSSTKKLNTDSTSLGPKLSTDLSNPDLSTSNTVNTESNASSKQTPEFKQPANIATKNTNAKTSSSGTTSSKDVNSKATSDSNEKLSNSEQTTASNKSVSKRSPSIKKNSTAKKDLSEDVNTSDKNSSSSSKSKRNNTSKTSDNKDHASNKSNSKKPSTKDTLNNKAKRPSSKASKKSTKPLATIAVTAATTAAAAVSENKKKDANGSNKSKKSTLDIISTEDVDDDNLSEFPDSIREVNSDIEDLSRISTIDPKISSKDKLIASTSQPSQLTTTPIESVEKDLKEYRNSNDYTSEQDTLPNMEKKDNDNVGSTLKSGSENAVISDVVAPIVSQSADNEITAQEKRTLDPSTSKLAKNISATTKATNDISSDEMKAGNDIKLGKDSKSEENRSIKANTLVVEENKTTSNKVDETIGSNPKKSNSRTTTSDKDKTPSIKDSDKSGKTEDEKERTPKTTKGKNSSPSKSMKKHERKDPSPKPNDRKDHDSHKKPGHLSGFMGGLMRRHSHDSSVSKESKESKNGSKSTAKEPTQNKHKSEKKSNKKAKDSKAEKNTNTVNETVKAVISESAKNVQLVSDGLSKDSTKLSKDNSSLKAASSSEDNKLSKDIKSTKDSELPKDTDSTKDVETSKVSKPADPSVVSNIAKNNNDSKYVKNDNSSKDVRDNNNSKIVEDNKDNKDIKDNKDSKNIKNIVNVMTRKKSKKSKSTKKSGESRETATPKSDNIIEDEVNKTKDLNTSKNISISNNNDSNHELNAVQSNSDNNLNSKINDVKSAAEKLVSKLDPVGKEAEKKVISNNQTSSDSIDVAVENIANTIHDNSKVDKDISKNASIKNTKELNETISATADITSGNQDKLASPSTVIDNLGRSTLDPNSTSNLDKAAEKITPFSRDNDMLNRISQDDVTTPRISIVNDDDAAAIATDNLHDTSSPIQSSPTREISDLASEDSVGGSPIFRDATATLPLDGKANGSRTNPDYEMANRSDTPDSKTVEERVSAKKVNSIDRKYKNVNDINISDTSKNISDHKTSSSDKEIKASKSDKEIKASKSDKAANASKSDKVANISKSDKTNKVSKSSKTVNKSKTNKNSKNAKNATLQKKETPKGTAASPKKDEKKKKSFFKRIFCCCC; encoded by the coding sequence atggctaaaaaaactaatacCGCTTCATTATCGGATGAGAAGGCTTTGACTCAATTGTATCGGTTCACTTACCATAATAATGGTAAGACTACAGGGTCCAGTGATcaatccaaaaaaaatcctTCTATCCAAGAAGTCATTATTACAGGTGAATTTGATGATTGGAAAGCCACTTTACCTATGGTGATGGATAAAGATGGTGATTTCAATTTGACCTTCCCCGTCACCATCCCTGAAAACAGAGACAAgactttttttaaattcgtGGTTGATGGTGATTGGAAAATTTCTCAAGAATATAAATCTGATAGCACGTTGAATGCTATCgaaaacaattatattacaagaaaagatttattaaaggGGGTTTCCTATGACAAATTGGCCAATGTAAATTCTTCTAGAATTCCTGAATCGGGTGGATTACCAGTTTCGGCCCCAACCACTGTAGGTTCTAACAAAGATGCCAGTAGTAGTACTTTTACAGATGATATCATTGTCAATCACAACAACCATAGTAATGATAATGCAAAATCAGTTACTTCCACTCcaagtaaaaaaaagaagagaattaagattaaaaagagaataagaagaaataaaaagacTGGGGAAACCACCATCTTATCTGAAGAAGTCATTATTCTAGGTGATTCTGAAGAAGATCAAGATCAAGATACAACTGTGATCTCGGGTTCGAATTCTTCCACCGAAGATCATTTGTCTTCTAAAAACGtcaaaaaagatattaaaaaaagtatatcTAAGGATAATATTCCTGCTATAGCTTCAGTTGatcaaaataaagataaagataaagataCAGAGTTCCATATCTTACCAGTAGAATCCGAAAACCATACTAATGTAGTAAATCCTTTGACTGTGAGTGAAGGCGTTTTTGGTTTAGGTCCTGTTATTGTTAATAATGCAAAGGATATCCCTGAATTTACTCAAATTAGAGATGTAGATGCAAAGGAATTAAATgcaaaattatcaaaacaattgaatatgaaaaaacAATCTAttgattctaaaaatattgatgatgattctaagaataatgatgatgataattctaaaattgCCGATGTTTCCAAGATCGctgaagaaattgattctaaaaatattccaacTCCAACAACCATTGGCGATTCTACAATTGGTACTTCCAGTGACATTAACATTACTTCCGAAGGTATTAGCACAAGCAGTAGTGGTATTGATGCCATTACAAACACCAAAAGTATTAATGCCAATATTAGTACTATGGGTGTAGATGCAAAAGTTAAAGTAGATTCTGAtggtattaatattacttctaataaaaattcttcttccgattcaaaatctaaaaaaatcGCAGCAACTGCCGGTTTAGCTGCTGGTGCATTACTAAGTGAACGTTTTGATTCTAAGGATAATGAAGAGTCTAAAGTGCTagatgaattgaaaaatataaaagatgttaatattaaagatattaatattacaaaagaTAGTGATAAGGACCAAACTTTCTTTACTTCCAATAGAGACTCTACTGCATCTTTGGATAGCTCAAAGAGAAAATCCACCTATTTAGATGCTAGTGATGATTCAGATAGAGATCCAGTGCCCTTGAGCATTGATGATATCGAACCTAATACCAATATTGATGCTTCTACCAGTAATAGTACTTCTAAAGGTTTATTAGATTCTACAAGTAAAAATACTTCTGAAAATAAGGATAGTTCGATTGAGACTTCTTTAAAtgcaaattcaaaagatttGGATAAGTCTATTACAGATATTCCCTCTACAAAATTTGCTGAGTCAAACATTTCACGTACTTCAAGTacaaagaaattaaatactGATTCTACTTCTCTAGGACCAAAACTTTCAACAGACTTAAGTAACCCAGATTTATCCACCTCAAATACCGTCAATACCGAATCAAATGCATCTTCTAAGCAAACTCCAGAATTCAAGCAACCTGCTAATATAGCTACTAAAAACACTAATGCCAAAACTTCTAGTTCCGGAACTACCAGTTCTAAAGATGTTAATTCTAAAGCTACTAGTGATTCCAACGAAAAGCTCTCTAATAGTGAACAGACAACTGCTTCAAACAAGTCCGTTTCCAAGCGTTCTCCAAGtattaaaaagaattcaACAGCAAAGAAGGATTTATCTGAAGATGTTAATACATCggataaaaattcttcatcatcatcaaagTCCAAGAGGAATAATACTTCAAAAACTagtgataataaagatCACGCTTCTAATAAGTCAAATTCAAAGAAACCATCTACCAAAGATACTTTAAATAACAAGGCAAAACGTCCATCTTCAAAGGCAAGCAAGAAATCCACTAAACCATTGGCTACTATTGCCGTAACAGCAGCAACTACTGCGGCTGCTGCTGTctctgaaaataaaaaaaaggacGCTAATGgttcaaataaatctaaaaaatCTACATTAGATATTATATCTACTGAGGATGTGGATGATGATAATCTTTCTGAATTCCCTGATAGTATTCGTGAAGTAAATTCTGACATTGAAGATTTATCAAGAATATCAACAATAGACCCTAAGATTTCTTCGAAAGATAAATTGATAGCTTCAACTAGCCAACCTTCTCAACTTACTACTACCCCTATTGAAAGTGTCGAAAAggatttaaaagaatacCGTAATTCCAACGATTATACCAGTGAACAAGATACCTTACCAAATATGGAAAAGaaagataatgataatgttGGCAGCACTTTGAAATCTGGCTCAGAAAATGCCGTTATTTCTGATGTTGTAGCTCCAATTGTTTCTCAATCTGCAGACAACGAAATAACTGCACAAGAAAAGAGAACATTAGATCCATCTACTTCTAAACTTGCTAAAAATATCTCAGCCACGACTAAAGCTACGAATGATATAAGCAGTGATGAAATGAAGGCCGGAAACGACATTAAGCTTGGAAAGGATTCTAAGTCAGAAGAAAACAGAAGTATTAAAGCCAATACTTTAGTTGTTGAAGAAAACAAAACTACTTCCAATAAAGTTGACGAAACAATTGGTTCCAATCCAAAGAAAAGTAATTCTAGAACAACAACATCTGATAAGGACAAAACTCCTTCCATTAAAGACTCTGATAAATCTGGTAAAactgaagatgaaaaagaaaggaCCCCAAAGACTACGAAGGGTAAAAATTCTTCACCATCTAAATCAATGAAGAAGCATGAAAGGAAAGACCCCTCACCTAAACCTAACGATCGCAAAGATCATGATTCACATAAGAAACCTGGTCACTTGAGCGGTTTTATGGGTGGCTTGATGAGAAGGCATAGTCATGACTCTTCTGTATCTAAAGAATCGAAGGAATCTAAAAATGGATCTAAGAGCACTGCAAAGGAACCTACACAAAATAAGCATAAATCTGagaaaaaatcaaacaaaaaagCTAAAGACTCTAAAgctgaaaaaaatactaatactGTCAATGAAACTGTAAAGGCTGTTATTTCAGAGTCTGCTAAGAATGTTCAATTAGTTAGTGATGGACTATCTAAAGATTCCACAAAGCTATCGAAGGATAATAGTTCGCTAAAAGCAGCTTCATCATCTGAGGACAATAAACTATCTAAGGACATCAAATCCACCAAGGATAGTGAATTACCAAAGGATACTGACTCAACTAAAGATGTCGAAACTTCTAAAGTCTCTAAGCCTGCAGACCCTTCTGTAGTTAGTAATATTGCTAAGAATAATAACGATTCTAAATATGTTAAGAATGATAACAGTTCTAAAGATGTTAGAGACAATAACAACTCAAAAATTGTTGAAGATAATAAggataataaagatattaaggataataaagattctAAAAACATCAAGAATATTGTGAATGTTATGACTCGTAAGAAGTCTAAAAAATCTAAGTCTACAAAGAAATCTGGTGAATCTAGAGAAACTGCAACTCCGAAGAGTGACAATATTATCGAAGATGAAGTTAATAAAACTAAGGACTTAAACACctctaaaaatattagcatatccaataataatgattcgAATCATGAATTAAATGCTGTACAGTCTAAttctgataataatttgaactCTAAAATAAATGACGTGAAATCTGCTGCCGAAAAATTAGTAAGCAAATTAGATCCAGTCGGTAAGGAAGCTGAAAAGAAAGTTATTAGCAACAATCAAACATCATCTGATTCTATCGATGTTGCAGTTGAAAATATTGCAAACACAATCCATGACAACTCAAAAGttgataaagatatttcaaAGAATGCTTCTATCAAAAATACTAAAGAGTTAAATGAAACTATTTCAGCTACTGCAGATATAACGAGTGGAAATCAAGATAAACTTGCTTCACCTAGCACTgttattgataatttagGCCGTAGTACGCTAGATCCGAATTCAACTTCAAATCTTGATAAGGCTGCAGAAAAGATCACGCCATTTTCTAGAGATAATGATATGCTAAATAGAATATCACAAGATGACGTTACTACTCCAAGGATATCAATTGtgaatgatgatgatgctGCTGCCATAGCTACTGATAATTTACATGATACAAGTAGCCCAATTCAGTCTAGTCCTACTAGAGAAATCAGCGATCTTGCTAGCGAAGATTCTGTTGGTGGTTCCCCTATATTTAGAGATGCTACTGCTACATTACCCCTCGATGGTAAAGCTAACGGGTCAAGAACAAATCCTGATTATGAAATGGCTAATAGATCTGATACACCTGATTCTAAAACAGTAGAAGAACGAGTATCCGCTAAAAAGGTTAACTCTATTGATAGAAAGTACAAAAAtgttaatgatattaatatttcgGATACCTCCAAAAATATTAGCGACCATAAGACTTCTAGCTCTGATAAGGAAATAAAGGCCTCTAAATCTGATAAGGAAATAAAGGCCTCTAAATCTGATAAGGCTGCTAATGCTTCTAAATCTGATAAAGTCGccaatatttctaaatctgACAAGACAAACAAAGTTTCTAAGAGCTCTAAAACTGTCAATAAATCGAAGACTAATAAAAACTCCAAGAATGCAAAGAATGCCACCCttcaaaagaaagaaaCACCGAAGGGTACTGCTGCTTCCCCAAAGAAGGAtgaaaagaagaagaaatccTTCTTCAAGCGTATTTTCTGTTGCTGCTGTTAA
- the TBLA0B09680 gene encoding uncharacterized protein (similar to Saccharomyces cerevisiae YDL211C and YNL176C; ancestral locus Anc_2.79), which yields MTVKADTIPSGLQQPWANSLQTPTTTFLISSPAMTMPIENSPVNGLNQNPSTPNMKLDGNPSSIPENSFAVDQQDATNSIQVQQTEATSIQNLNSLETTPANNQPALNTFPTNNQPTTSINNVANSPIVTTEPFNNEIITTLNTIANQPLAITASINDQPITFSNMPINQPLVSTGPVNIKPFSTSTTIVNQPLVAIESTTNQRIIPSTTLASMPLAIVDSTNSQLVTTSNELVNSRSVNNLPIIDSNTITSQPLVSVGSLNSQLITNSNDVISQLFTTTWSFDIPRKSRFSGISNSPLAAVWSVNNQSIATTNSISNLLLANSDSIKNQQLIDANFVNTQQTSSYDTLSNQILTAYYSINQQPVTTSNVIYNQPLITAGSINNGFVTISDGLENQQLAVVGLASPQPTYTYSTIDNQPLAVVGTVNNQPLYDPNTVNNQPIAVTGSANYQPITTADILAAQPLVAMEPSNIQSIDTTDALVMQPLDAKSPVNTEPIATEPIATEPVNTEPVNTEPVNTEPVNTEPVNTEPVNTEPVNTEPVNTEPVNTEPVNTEPVNTEPVNTEPVNTEPVNTEPVNTEPVNTEPIVTVDVLATQQLVALAPSNIQPIIISNTLADQPVVVTGQIDNQHFETENSQSHPSSVLPINYNTNYGVDINPPNSHFLAYSDTADNQLLNEQVISSTQPPNAIASNNASPIENISTTSSGNLLENLNSFPSQVLGTDLSTTQDKLYTLSGTILSTFSATTQGSQDLFMVSTEPTQVYDTILSQAILSVTMPSGTIPTASVLFSSKSSKRSMNTLLDFSSIIESENLSSALLSSESEYVASFTTANLSPSSSEPPSLITMIPDISVSSNFKPSVQYSTNLNSNSGNQFSATNELSIIPTLPLPETPITQIDSQELNYLTSTTSFDISNIESSNLNAIDSLQSILLGTSNYVFTDYENAPSTPSLGSIEITSLTPTSFNSYKASSSATLIGNLIPSFSISDNIIFPDVTTLSDQSLASTNLSQSSTLGEQGVNEPQSFKYTATNTISSFQGSSLDNSLILSTVNSSLEYVDVIYTTVIISNSAQLYSILDNSQNRINSFGPILSTSSRHLHINSIESETSIGDSFYTIRNNSTSDLQLLSTQSEEVLSTINANSSFTVSFSTLTSYDSSSFLPVFSATSTIDAYNTSSSQEHFELQYTTSMPTTDLYNSRVNFLSSLDTSRIVDTSKDNWSSYVTSGSDEKTLYSRSRPSYTKTTIDNSTISSSSSVIQPIEINLKSTSHLVSFNSSHKSTQKDTSTISIQGSVSRPETTPFISSTASSRDVHSKKYVESYISSGFIYFVFNETFNFTDSTTNLITDLPTTTRVLANCTTSINFPSQTLTENIQVYENWIHNGGTKPYTTHHGSSSTGAIVGGVVGGVGGTLLVVIVLGYLYWHKGTFRKERRRNGKPRTKPQIPANRANKNLNMSRKISSNPFDDSFQDEKAALPDQDSSSSLDSHLTPPATNPHNSIANTSISNYESLVSSGETSISLNSPSSASFIEPNSHAFLSELI from the coding sequence ATGACTGTTAAAGCAGATACTATCCCTTCTGGTTTGCAACAACCTTGGGCAAATTCATTGCAGACTCCAACTACAACTTTTTTGATTTCATCACCAGCGATGACTATGCCAATTGAAAACAGTCCTGTGAATGGCTTAAATCAAAATCCTTCCACTCCTAATATGAAGTTGGATGGAAATCCAAGTTCAATTCCAGAAAATTCTTTTGCTGTCGATCAGCAAGATGCTACAAATTCAATACAAGTACAACAAACAGAAGCAACTAGTATTCAGAATCTTAATTCGTTGGAAACTACTCCCGCTAATAACCAACCTGCTCTAAACACATTCCCCACAAATAATCAACCTACAACATCCATTAATAATGTAGCTAACTCTCCAATTGTTACGACTGAACCATTTAACAATGAAATTATAACAACTTTAAATACAATAGCTAACCAGCCATTAGCTATTACAGCTTCTATTAACGACCAACCTATAACTTTTTCCAATATGCCAATAAACCAGCCATTAGTTTCTACGGGTCCAGTTAATATTAAACCTTTTAGTACTTCTACCACAATAGTTAACCAACCTTTAGTTGCTATTGAATCGACAACAAACCAACGCATAATCCCTTCTACCACACTAGCTAGTATGCCATTAGCCATTGTAGATTCAACCAATAGCCAACTTGTAACAACTTCGAATGAACTAGTTAACTCAAGATCGGTGAATAATCTACCAATAATAGATTCAAACACAATAACTAGTCAGCCACTGGTTTCAGTCGGATCATTAAATAGTCAACTTATAACTAACAGTAATGATGTAATATCCCAACTATTTACAACTACATGGTCATTCGACATTCCACGCAAATCCAGATTCAGTGGAATATCTAACAGTCCATTAGCTGCCGTATGGTCCGTCAACAATCAATCTATTGCAACTACTAATTCAATTTCCAATCTGCTATTAGCTAATTCGGACTCAATAAAGAATCAGCAGTTAATAGACGCGAATTTCGTTAATACTCAACAGACATCCAGTTACGATACGCTATCTAATCAGATATTGACTGCCTATTACTCCATTAACCAGCAACCTGTAACAACTTCTAATGTAATATACAATCAACCCTTGATTACTGCAGGGTCTATAAATAATGGATTTGTGACAATCAGTGACGGCTTAGAAAACCAGCAGTTAGCTGTTGTAGGCCTAGCCAGCCCACAACCTACATACACTTACAGTACAATAGATAACCAACCGCTAGCAGTTGTCGGAACAGTAAACAATCAACCTTTATATGACCCTAATACAGTTAATAACCAACCAATAGCTGTTACCGGATCAGCAAACTATCAACCCATAACTACTGCTGATATATTAGCTGCCCAGCCGTTGGTTGCTATGGAACCAAGTAACATTCAATCTATAGATACTACTGATGCATTAGTTATGCAGCCATTAGATGCTAAGAGTCCTGTTAACACTGAGCCCATAGCTACTGAGCCCATAGCCACTGAACCAGTTAACACTGAACCAGTTAACACTGAACCAGTTAACACTGAACCAGTTAACACTGAACCAGTTAACACTGAACCAGTTAACACTGAACCAGTTAACACTGAACCAGTTAACACTGAACCAGTTAACACTGAACCAGTTAACACTGAACCAGTTAACACTGAACCAGTTAACACTGAACCAGTTAACACTGAACCAGTTAACACTGAGCCAGTTAACACTGAGCCAGTTAACACTGAACCTATTGTTACTGTTGATGTATTAGCTACACAGCAGTTGGTTGCTTTGGCACCAAGTAACATTCAACCTATAATCATTTCTAATACATTAGCCGATCAGCCTGTAGTTGTTACTGGGCAAATAGACAACCAACATTTCGAGACTGAAAATTCCCAAAGTCACCCAAGTTCTGTATTACCAATTAATTATAACACTAATTACGGAGTAGATATTAATCCACCCAACAGCCACTTTTTGGCTTATTCAGATACTGCAGATAATCAACTGTTAAATGAACAAGTTATATCAAGTACTCAACCCCCAAATGCAATAGCTTCTAACAATGCATCCCCAATAGAAAACATTAGTACCACTTCTAGTGGTAACTTACTTGAAAATCTAAATTCTTTTCCATCACAAGTACTAGGAACTGATCTTTCTACAACTCAGGATAAGCTTTATACATTAAGTGGAACAATATTATCAACCTTCTCTGCAACAACTCAAGGTTCGCAAGACCTTTTCATGGTTTCTACAGAGCCCACACAAGTTTATGATACAATATTATCTCAAGCTATATTATCTGTAACAATGCCTAGTGGAACTATTCCTACTGCATCCGTATTATTTAGTAGTAAATCATCAAAACGCTCCATGAACACTTTGCTAGATTTTTCGTCTATCATAGAAAGCGAAAATCTTTCATCGGCTTTACTTTCTAGTGAGAGTGAATATGTGGCTTCCTTCACAACGGCTAACTTATCACCAAGTTCTAGTGAACCACCCTCATTAATTACTATGATACCAGATATTTCTGTTTCATCAAACTTCAAACCTTCCGTACAATACTCTACGAATCTAAACTCAAACAGTGGAAACCAATTTTCAGCTACCAATGAGCTCAGTATCATACCTACTCTTCCATTACCCGAAACTCCTATAACACAAATAGATTCTCAAGAATTGAACTATCTCACATCTACAACTTCatttgatatttcaaatatcgAATCTTCAAACTTAAATGCGATCGATAGCCTACAATCCATCTTGTTAGGTACATCAAATTACGTTTTTACAGATTATGAAAACGCTCCTAGCACTCCATCTCTAGGCTCTATTGAAATTACTTCTTTAACACCCACATCCTTTAATAGCTATAAAGCTTCATCATCCGCTACTCTTATTGGAAATTTGATTCCCAGcttttcaatttctgaTAACATCATATTTCCAGATGTTACGACTCTGAGTGACCAATCTTTGGCTAGTACAAATTTGTCTCAATCATCTACCTTGGGAGAACAAGGTGTTAATGAACCTCAGTCTTTCAAATATACTGCTACCAATACAATCTCTAGTTTCCAAGGAAGTAGTCTGGACAATTCTCTAATCCTATCTACTGTAAACTCAAGCTTGGAGTATGTTGATGTGATTTATACCACGGTTATTATATCTAACTCTGcacaattatattcaatattgGATAACTCTCAAAACCGTATAAATTCTTTTGGGCCTATTCTCTCCACTTCCTCACGTCATTTGCatataaattcaattgagTCAGAAACTAGCATTGGTGATTCATTTTACACTATCAGAAATAATAGTACTTCAGATTTGCAATTATTGAGCACCCAGTCTGAAGAAGTTCTTTCTACAATTAATGCTAATTCTAGTTTCAcagtttctttttcaactttAACATCATATGACAGTTCCTCATTTCTGCCGGTATTTTCTGCTACATCTACTATTGATGCTTACAATACATCTTCTTCACAAGAACATTTTGAGTTACAATACACCACTTCCATGCCTACGACCGATCTTTACAATTCAAGGGTAAATTTCCTATCTAGTTTAGATACTTCTCGGATTGTTGATACTTCCAAAGATAATTGGTCCTCTTATGTAACTTCAGGAAGTGACGAGAAAACTTTATATTCAAGGAGTAGACCTTCTTATACAAAGACAACTATAGATAATTCTACGATTAGCTCTTCAAGTAGCGTCATACAACCAATAGAAATTAATCTCAAAAGTACATCACATTTAGTATCATTTAATAGTAGTCACAAATCAACTCAAAAAGATACTTCAACAATATCTATCCAAGGATCAGTTTCAAGGCCCGAAACAACACCTTTTATATCCTCTACCGCCTCCTCTCGAGACGTCCACagtaaaaaatatgttGAGTCATATATAAGTTCGGGGTTTATTTACTTTGTATTCAACGAAACTTTTAACTTCACAGATTCTACTACAAACCTTATTACTGATTTACCCACAACCACTCGAGTTCTAGCAAATTGTACTACTTCAATTAATTTCCCAAGCCAAACACTAACAGAAAATATTCAGGTTTACGAAAACTGGATCCATAATGGAGGAACCAAACCATATACAACCCACCATGGAAGTAGTAGTACAGGTGCTATTGTTGGTGGTGTAGTTGGTGGTGTTGGAGGTACGCTACTAGTTGTTATAGTTCTTGGATATCTGTATTGGCATAAAGGAACAtttagaaaagaaagaaggAGAAATGGAAAACCTCGTACTAAACCTCAAATTCCAGCAAATCGTGCTaacaagaatttaaatatgtCACGAAAAATCAGTTCCAATCCATTTGATGATAGTTTCCAAGATGAAAAGGCAGCATTACCCGATCAAGATAGTAGCAGTAGTCTAGATTCCCACCTCACACCACCAGCTACTAACCCCCATAATTCAATTGCGAATACTTCAATATCAAACTATGAGTCCTTAGTATCATCTGGTGAAACCTCCATATCACTTAATAGCCCTAGTAGTGCTTCATTCATTGAACCCAATTCGCATGCATTTTTAAGCGAATTAATATAA
- the MRPL22 gene encoding mitochondrial 54S ribosomal protein uL22m (similar to Saccharomyces cerevisiae MRPL22 (YNL177C); ancestral locus Anc_2.78) has translation MNNFKLLRANTLSILRGNCFRYNSTNNTIRTLYTSPILRSPSNVFSEVTKLVDNKDSALSQRMEDVRLDNDDEKEIDISKITIHNDESFQKYIKSLYPEPTAAPKLYLSALKYRIYKENCKQNRGIYNPLTEVKLPDSPYRYKLNLTKEEIDALEPSVYMKSTRIKSSMKKATVLLRMLRGLDARAALTQCHFSDKLIARDVAKLLEKGIQHGKDLGLKADDLYIAQIWVGSDGKWVKRLDYKGRGRTGIIHHPYVHIRGILKTKSITKQRLQIEKKLKQQKSKPWVQLRDAPIRGEIPGVYMW, from the coding sequence atGAACAATTTCAAGCTATTGCGAGCCAATACGCTCTCTATTTTAAGAGGTAATTGTTTTCGATACAACAGCACGAATAACACAATAAGAACATTGTATACAAGCCCAATATTACGTAGTCCATCCAATGTTTTTAGCGAAGTCACTAAACTTGTAGACAATAAGGATTCTGCACTTTCACAGAGAATGGAGGATGTTCGATtggataatgatgatgagaaAGAGATTGATATTAGCAAAATTACTATTCACAATGACGAatcatttcaaaaatatataaaatccTTATACCCTGAACCAACTGCTGCGCCAAAATTATACTTATCAGCTCTAAAATATCGAATCTATAAGGAAAATTGTAAACAAAATAGGGGAATATACAACCCATTAACCGAGGTCAAACTACCTGACTCTCCATATCGctataaattaaatttaacaaaagaagaaatagatGCATTAGAACCTTCTGTCTATATGAAATCTACAAGAATAAAGTCTTCAATGAAAAAAGCCACTGTTCTATTAAGAATGCTTCGTGGCTTAGATGCACGTGCAGCATTAACACAATGCCATTTCTcagataaattaattgctAGAGATGTTGCTAAATTACTAGAAAAGGGTATCCAGCATGGGAAGGATTTGGGTCTTAAAGCCGATGATCTATACATTGCACAGATATGGGTTGGAAGTGATGGTAAATGGGTTAAGAGACTAGACTATAAGGGGAGAGGTAGAACAGGGATAATACATCATCCATATGTTCATATTAGAGGTATCTTAAAAACAAAGAGTATTACTAAACAAAGACTCCAAATAGAGAAGAAGCTAAAACAACAAAAGAGTAAACCTTGGGTACAATTAAGAGATGCTCCAATAAGAGGTGAAATTCCAGGCGTTTATATGTGGTAG